The following nucleotide sequence is from Primulina tabacum isolate GXHZ01 chromosome 2, ASM2559414v2, whole genome shotgun sequence.
CGATAATGGCGATTGAAGTTTTGCCCGACAGCCCCAGCATGGGCATGAGTCCTCGGATCTCCTTCTCGAATGATCTTCCCCAGACAGACATCGTACCCATCGAACAATACATTCGATCGGGTTCCTCTTCCAGCATCGACTTTGATTTCTGCGTTTTTCGCGAAAGCTTCGATCAAGAATCGTCCTCCGCCGACGAGCTTTTCTTCGATGGAAAGATCCTCCCGATCGAGATCAAGAAAAGACTAGCCCCACCAAGAACATCCGGCGATCCACCACCTCACCCGCCGGCACCAGCATTTCCTCCTCCGCAACCATCGCCGCCTCCTCACAAATTCACCAGAAACACAGCTACTCACGAAGCAAGACAGTGCccaaatccagaaccagacgaGAAGAAATCATCATTCTGGAGTTTCAAGCGCAGCACCAGCTTAAACTGCGGCAGTGGCTACGCGCGGACACTCTGCCCGCTGCCGCTTTTATCCCGCAGCAATTCCACAGGCTCAACTGCGAGCTCGAAACGCGCGTCACTTTCAAATAACCACAAGCAAAATTTATTCA
It contains:
- the LOC142537864 gene encoding uncharacterized protein LOC142537864 — translated: MAIEVLPDSPSMGMSPRISFSNDLPQTDIVPIEQYIRSGSSSSIDFDFCVFRESFDQESSSADELFFDGKILPIEIKKRLAPPRTSGDPPPHPPAPAFPPPQPSPPPHKFTRNTATHEARQCPNPEPDEKKSSFWSFKRSTSLNCGSGYARTLCPLPLLSRSNSTGSTASSKRASLSNNHKQNLFKNSTNSPLKQSQLPFAAASNTHQRPPLKRTNHPYNNGIKINPVLNVPHANLFGLASIFSGGKDKIKKKH